A stretch of the Ensifer sp. PDNC004 genome encodes the following:
- a CDS encoding ABC transporter ATP-binding protein, protein MSCTATGAALKVEGLHWGPRAGLTLVKDIGFSIAAGSRLAILGPNGAGKTSLLRCLYRAVQPNSGRVSVDGIDLWSISAREAARTIAVVLQEMPGDFPFSVRDVVMMGRIPRREGLSGWSDFDRDRVQHALAHLDLAHLAGRQFSTLSGGEKQRVLIARALAQEPRIIILDEPTNHLDIRHQLEILELLQTLKLTIVSTLHDINLAAEFATDVAILTAGRLTAFGTPEEVLSPGELSAAFGVTATVHNAAAGGARFSFSLPRQGSIS, encoded by the coding sequence ATGAGCTGCACGGCGACGGGAGCGGCACTCAAGGTCGAGGGCCTCCACTGGGGGCCGCGCGCGGGGCTGACGCTGGTCAAGGACATCGGCTTTTCGATCGCGGCGGGCAGCCGGCTTGCGATCCTCGGGCCGAACGGTGCCGGCAAGACCTCGCTCCTGCGCTGCCTCTACCGGGCGGTGCAGCCGAACTCCGGCCGTGTTTCGGTCGATGGCATCGATCTCTGGTCGATCTCGGCGCGCGAGGCAGCAAGGACGATCGCCGTCGTCCTGCAGGAAATGCCCGGCGACTTTCCCTTCAGCGTGCGCGACGTCGTCATGATGGGGCGCATTCCGCGGCGGGAAGGCTTGAGCGGCTGGAGCGATTTCGACCGCGATCGGGTGCAGCATGCGCTGGCGCATCTCGATCTCGCGCATCTTGCCGGTCGCCAGTTCTCGACGCTTTCGGGCGGTGAGAAGCAGCGGGTGCTGATCGCCCGCGCGTTGGCGCAGGAGCCGCGCATCATCATCCTCGACGAGCCGACCAACCATCTCGACATCCGCCACCAGCTCGAAATCCTCGAGTTGCTGCAGACGTTGAAGCTGACGATCGTCTCGACGCTGCACGACATCAATCTCGCCGCCGAGTTTGCGACCGACGTCGCGATCCTGACTGCCGGGCGGCTGACGGCCTTCGGCACGCCCGAAGAGGTGCTCAGCCCCGGCGAACTTTCGGCCGCCTTCGGCGTCACTGCCACCGTTCACAATGCCGCCGCCGGCGGCGCCCGCTTTTCCTTTTCACTTCCTCGACAGGGATCTATTTCATGA
- a CDS encoding mechanosensitive ion channel family protein, protein MKLRSVGKLPAILVCLLALAVGGPVMAQKAAQPTAQQTAQANGQAGQKSAQPAQSPQGAQSSQTAAQPAAGKPAQEAQPAENGATPGAAEPAATTTRPAQNSQPAADALPADATPPAQSQAAEQLTKAGEELKGLTERVEKAKDDDIVLADLKVQVDALAKQIIGVSVSTRPRLDEIKARLTELGDPPAEGQPPEADIVTAERKRLMAERGAINALTGEAEGLSVQATKLSNAITATRRALFSNTLLKNTEVSTGMFDDALTATADETRVLSRSVGSWLSFAWNYKRVPLLTALFLSLLAALVFLSGSRRLFRPLIEHDITDEEPSYFRRLSVAFWSTLIPTIASAAFAVSSFLFLRGFNVLRSDIAPIIAITLGVAVVVFFVTRLAQAVLSPRDARWRLVRVSDRGARMLMIAIFAMALVNGLDYLFGGVSEALGSPVVLTVVKSYIASIVIGLIIMASAWIKPTLRKDESFDAHGRAWPRVVSFALLATGALLIIAAVSGYVGLARFIATQIIITGAILVTMYIGILTGRAVAKQGAFAETAAGRYLERRYNLEQVALDQIGLAAGLSIYALVVMFFIPLILLQWGFQVADIESWAYRMVTEIKIGSITISLVGILAGILFFALGYAVTRFVQRWIDGNIMARSRVDAGVRNSIRTGIGYTGVGLAGLIGLSAAGIDLSNLALVAGALSLGVGFGLQNIVSNFVSGLILLVERPFKVGDWIVSGTTEGFVKRISVRATEIETFQHQSIMMPNSLLINASVGNWTHRNKLGRSEIAITVTYASEPRRIMELLAEIAAAHPMVLKNPSPSVGFTAFGDDRMTFELRIYVADVLTGGGVRNDLRVSIYERFRDEGIGAPFPVKIEDVPVEDQTGIESHHPEEVGEPKGATSAEERAAAKSNASDKKTAAAAPLDEEREVEGASSRRSASRRANPNR, encoded by the coding sequence ATGAAATTGCGTTCTGTCGGAAAACTGCCCGCCATTCTCGTCTGCCTGCTGGCGCTTGCCGTGGGCGGCCCGGTCATGGCCCAGAAGGCGGCGCAGCCGACAGCGCAACAAACCGCACAGGCAAACGGGCAGGCGGGCCAGAAATCGGCGCAGCCGGCGCAATCGCCGCAAGGGGCACAATCGTCACAGACCGCCGCCCAGCCTGCTGCCGGCAAGCCGGCGCAGGAGGCGCAGCCAGCGGAGAACGGGGCGACCCCCGGTGCCGCCGAACCTGCGGCGACAACCACGCGGCCTGCCCAGAATTCCCAGCCGGCGGCCGATGCCTTGCCGGCTGATGCCACGCCACCGGCCCAGAGCCAGGCGGCCGAGCAGCTGACCAAGGCCGGCGAGGAATTGAAGGGACTGACCGAACGGGTCGAGAAAGCCAAGGACGACGACATCGTGCTTGCCGACCTCAAGGTTCAGGTCGACGCGCTCGCCAAACAGATCATCGGCGTTTCGGTTTCGACCCGCCCGCGCCTCGACGAAATCAAGGCCCGGCTGACCGAACTTGGCGATCCGCCGGCCGAGGGGCAACCGCCCGAAGCCGACATCGTGACGGCCGAGCGCAAGCGGCTGATGGCCGAACGTGGTGCCATCAATGCGCTGACCGGCGAGGCGGAAGGCCTGTCGGTGCAGGCGACGAAGCTGTCCAACGCCATTACCGCGACAAGGCGCGCGCTGTTTTCCAATACGCTTCTGAAGAACACCGAAGTCTCGACCGGAATGTTCGACGACGCGCTGACGGCGACGGCGGACGAGACCCGGGTGCTGTCGCGCAGCGTCGGGAGCTGGCTGAGCTTTGCCTGGAACTACAAGCGCGTGCCGCTCCTGACCGCGCTGTTCCTGTCGCTGCTGGCGGCGCTCGTGTTCCTTTCCGGCAGCCGCAGGCTCTTTCGCCCGCTGATCGAGCATGACATTACCGATGAGGAGCCGAGCTACTTCCGGCGGCTCTCGGTCGCGTTCTGGTCGACGCTGATCCCGACGATCGCTTCGGCCGCCTTCGCGGTATCGAGCTTCCTGTTCCTGCGCGGCTTCAACGTGCTGCGGTCCGACATCGCGCCGATCATCGCCATCACGCTCGGGGTGGCGGTTGTGGTGTTCTTCGTGACGAGGCTCGCCCAGGCGGTGCTTTCGCCACGCGATGCGCGCTGGCGGCTGGTGCGGGTGTCCGATCGCGGCGCCCGGATGCTGATGATCGCGATCTTCGCCATGGCGTTGGTCAACGGTCTCGATTACCTCTTCGGCGGCGTCAGCGAGGCGCTCGGTTCGCCTGTCGTGCTGACCGTCGTCAAGAGCTACATTGCCTCCATCGTCATCGGCCTGATCATCATGGCTTCGGCCTGGATCAAGCCGACGCTCAGGAAGGATGAATCCTTCGACGCCCATGGCCGCGCCTGGCCGCGGGTGGTGTCCTTCGCGCTGCTCGCGACCGGCGCCTTGCTCATCATTGCCGCTGTGTCGGGCTATGTCGGTCTTGCCCGCTTCATCGCCACGCAGATCATCATTACGGGCGCGATCCTCGTCACGATGTATATCGGCATCCTCACCGGCCGGGCGGTTGCCAAGCAGGGCGCCTTTGCCGAGACCGCCGCCGGGCGTTATCTCGAGCGGCGCTATAATCTCGAACAGGTGGCGCTCGACCAGATCGGCCTTGCCGCGGGCCTCAGCATCTACGCGCTGGTCGTGATGTTCTTCATCCCGCTAATCCTCTTGCAGTGGGGCTTCCAGGTCGCCGACATCGAGTCCTGGGCCTACCGGATGGTGACCGAGATCAAGATCGGCTCGATCACGATTTCGCTGGTTGGCATCCTCGCCGGCATCCTGTTCTTCGCGCTCGGCTACGCCGTCACCCGTTTCGTGCAGCGCTGGATCGACGGCAACATCATGGCACGCAGCCGGGTCGATGCGGGCGTGCGCAATTCGATCCGCACCGGCATCGGCTATACCGGCGTCGGGCTTGCGGGTCTGATCGGCCTGTCGGCGGCCGGCATCGACCTCTCCAACCTCGCGCTCGTTGCCGGTGCTCTCTCGCTCGGTGTCGGTTTCGGCCTGCAGAACATCGTCTCGAACTTCGTTTCGGGGCTCATCCTGCTCGTCGAGCGCCCGTTCAAGGTGGGGGACTGGATCGTCAGCGGCACGACCGAAGGTTTCGTCAAGCGCATCTCTGTCCGCGCGACCGAGATCGAGACATTCCAGCACCAGTCGATCATGATGCCGAACTCGCTGCTCATCAACGCCTCGGTCGGCAACTGGACGCACCGCAACAAGCTCGGCCGCTCCGAAATCGCCATCACCGTCACCTATGCCAGCGAGCCGCGCCGGATCATGGAGCTGCTCGCCGAGATCGCGGCCGCCCATCCCATGGTCTTGAAGAACCCGTCGCCGAGCGTCGGCTTCACCGCCTTTGGCGATGACCGCATGACCTTCGAATTGCGCATCTACGTGGCCGACGTCCTGACCGGCGGTGGCGTGCGCAACGATCTGCGCGTCTCGATCTACGAGCGCTTCCGCGACGAGGGCATCGGTGCGCCGTTCCCGGTCAAGATCGAGGACGTGCCGGTCGAGGACCAGACCGGCATCGAAAGCCACCACCCGGAAGAGGTCGGCGAGCCGAAGGGCGCCACCTCCGCCGAGGAAAGGGCCGCAGCCAAGTCTAACGCTTCGGACAAGAAAACTGCCGCTGCGGCGCCGCTCGACGAGGAGCGCGAAGTGGAGGGGGCAAGCAGCCGCCGGAGCGCCAGCCGCCGGGCAAACCCAAACCGCTGA
- a CDS encoding caspase family protein: MPFLRIALSVLLVLFASEALAEKRVALVIGNSAYQHVATLPNPGNDAHDMAAKLEGLGFEVVTGADLDLAGVRRAVRDFVGRLDGADLALFFYAGHGLQVNGENYLAPVDATLASSVDLEFEAVPMNLILSAMERSTRVNIILLDACRDNPLAVNLARSMGTRSASVGRGLAKVGTGIGTLIAFSTQPGNVALDGSGRNSPFTSALLKHLGQPGRDITRELIDVRRDVLAATGGKQVPWDNSSLTGEVVLKPAIDGKPAPAEAPAAGQAAELAYWETIKDATDRDLFDAYLQQYPDGAFASLARAKIKIIERASAPSSEGVPDGAGGQAVAAIDPALAAPNADDTTLARSVQVELNRLGCRAGSEDGVWGEGSRKALEAFSKFGKVDLATLEPSSDVLDRLKSEKARICPLVCARNQEARDGRCVSIRREAKLPQPGETQRTIKAPQKNTGTRAISPPAELQKKSFANCPANADVAFRQMFARGSGRGRMTISATHSCGRAFACHRTARGQPWDCGWR, from the coding sequence ATGCCATTCCTTCGCATCGCCTTGTCCGTTCTGCTGGTGCTTTTCGCATCGGAGGCGCTGGCCGAAAAGCGCGTGGCGCTGGTCATCGGCAATTCCGCCTATCAGCATGTGGCCACCTTGCCCAATCCCGGCAATGACGCACACGACATGGCGGCAAAGCTCGAAGGTCTGGGCTTCGAGGTGGTGACCGGTGCGGATCTCGACCTTGCCGGGGTGCGTCGCGCGGTGCGCGACTTCGTCGGCCGGCTCGACGGCGCAGATCTCGCCTTGTTTTTCTATGCCGGCCACGGCCTGCAGGTGAACGGCGAAAACTACCTCGCCCCCGTCGATGCGACGCTCGCTTCCTCGGTCGATCTCGAATTCGAGGCGGTGCCGATGAACCTGATCCTGTCGGCGATGGAGCGCAGCACGCGGGTCAACATCATCCTGCTCGACGCCTGCCGCGACAATCCTCTGGCGGTCAATCTCGCCCGTTCGATGGGCACGCGTTCCGCCTCGGTCGGCCGCGGCCTTGCCAAGGTCGGCACCGGCATCGGCACGCTGATCGCCTTTTCCACCCAGCCCGGCAATGTCGCCCTCGACGGATCGGGGCGGAACTCGCCGTTCACATCGGCGCTGTTGAAACACCTCGGCCAGCCGGGCCGCGACATCACCCGCGAGTTGATCGACGTGCGCCGCGACGTGCTGGCGGCAACCGGCGGCAAGCAGGTGCCCTGGGACAATTCCTCACTCACCGGCGAGGTGGTGCTGAAGCCGGCGATTGACGGCAAGCCGGCGCCGGCCGAGGCGCCCGCGGCGGGTCAGGCCGCCGAGCTTGCCTATTGGGAAACGATCAAGGATGCGACGGACCGCGACCTCTTCGACGCCTATCTGCAGCAATATCCCGACGGTGCGTTCGCTTCGCTCGCCAGGGCAAAGATCAAGATCATCGAGCGGGCTTCAGCACCGTCCTCCGAAGGCGTGCCCGACGGAGCGGGTGGCCAGGCCGTGGCGGCCATCGATCCGGCGCTGGCTGCGCCCAATGCCGATGACACGACATTGGCCCGGTCCGTACAGGTCGAGCTCAACCGGCTTGGCTGTCGCGCCGGCAGCGAAGACGGGGTCTGGGGCGAAGGTAGTCGCAAGGCGCTCGAAGCCTTCTCCAAGTTCGGTAAGGTCGACCTAGCGACGCTCGAGCCCTCCAGCGACGTGCTCGATCGCCTGAAGTCGGAGAAGGCGCGGATCTGCCCGCTTGTCTGTGCGCGCAACCAGGAGGCCAGGGACGGCCGCTGCGTCTCGATCCGGCGCGAGGCGAAGCTGCCGCAACCAGGCGAGACGCAACGCACGATCAAGGCACCGCAGAAAAACACCGGCACCCGTGCGATCAGCCCACCGGCCGAACTGCAGAAGAAGAGCTTTGCCAACTGCCCCGCAAATGCCGATGTCGCGTTCCGGCAGATGTTTGCCCGCGGCTCGGGCCGGGGCCGCATGACGATTTCCGCCACCCATTCCTGCGGCCGGGCCTTTGCCTGTCATCGCACCGCAAGGGGCCAGCCGTGGGATTGCGGCTGGCGGTGA
- a CDS encoding DUF1636 domain-containing protein, whose protein sequence is MAEPNFRQHKITVCTDCRFTGGPCAPGAELIKRLNGSIAALGAPLDRDFSIAGTVCMAACTRPCTIAFQATGKATYLFGDVSPDEDIDDLVRFATTYAERGDGMTRAAERPRGLKGKTLARIPAAMLVSEDLGGHFQ, encoded by the coding sequence ATGGCTGAGCCGAATTTCCGACAGCACAAGATAACGGTCTGCACCGATTGCCGCTTCACCGGTGGCCCCTGCGCGCCCGGTGCCGAGCTGATCAAGCGGCTGAACGGCAGCATTGCCGCACTCGGCGCGCCGCTCGATCGTGACTTCTCGATTGCCGGCACGGTGTGCATGGCGGCCTGCACGCGGCCCTGCACCATCGCCTTCCAGGCGACGGGGAAGGCAACCTATCTCTTCGGCGACGTCTCGCCGGACGAAGACATCGACGATCTCGTACGCTTTGCCACAACCTATGCGGAGCGTGGCGATGGCATGACGCGGGCGGCCGAGCGGCCACGCGGGTTGAAAGGCAAGACGCTTGCCCGCATCCCCGCAGCGATGCTCGTTTCCGAAGACCTCGGCGGGCACTTCCAATGA
- a CDS encoding ABC transporter substrate-binding protein, translating to MKINIAPFSLLFVLAAATPALAYPVTVKSCNREVTFDAAPQRAIANDVNLVEMMLALRLQDRMVGYTGVSGWKTLDEKLREGVKELPELSEKYPTKEVLLNADADFLFAGWNYGMKVGGEVTPETLAPFKIGVYELTESCIHVMAKAKPTMDDMFVDLLNLGRIFGVEDRAETLVDGYRRQLAEITKANAGKAKPTRVFVYDSGEEKPFTSGRFGIPTAMIEAAGGANIMDDVDKSWVEISWEPVIERNPEVVVIVNYGEVKAEDKIAFMKTNPAFKNVDAVRNDRFVVLDYVEATPGPRNIDAIARLAKTFHGEGL from the coding sequence ATGAAGATCAATATTGCCCCATTTTCCCTCCTTTTCGTGCTGGCCGCCGCCACGCCGGCGCTCGCCTATCCGGTCACGGTCAAGAGCTGCAACCGCGAGGTGACCTTCGACGCGGCGCCGCAGCGCGCGATCGCCAACGACGTCAACCTGGTGGAGATGATGCTGGCGCTGAGGCTCCAGGATCGCATGGTCGGCTATACCGGCGTTTCCGGCTGGAAGACGCTGGACGAGAAGCTGCGCGAAGGCGTCAAGGAACTGCCGGAGCTTTCGGAGAAGTATCCGACCAAGGAAGTGCTGCTCAACGCCGACGCCGACTTCCTCTTTGCCGGCTGGAACTACGGCATGAAGGTCGGCGGCGAGGTCACGCCCGAAACCTTGGCGCCCTTCAAGATCGGCGTCTACGAGCTGACCGAATCCTGCATCCACGTGATGGCCAAGGCAAAGCCGACGATGGACGACATGTTCGTCGATCTTCTCAATCTCGGCCGCATTTTCGGCGTCGAGGATCGCGCCGAGACGCTTGTTGACGGCTACCGCCGCCAGCTTGCCGAGATCACCAAGGCGAATGCCGGCAAGGCAAAGCCGACACGGGTCTTTGTCTATGATTCCGGCGAGGAAAAGCCGTTCACCTCCGGCCGCTTCGGCATTCCGACGGCGATGATCGAGGCCGCCGGCGGCGCCAACATCATGGACGATGTCGACAAGAGCTGGGTGGAGATCTCCTGGGAGCCGGTGATCGAGCGCAATCCGGAAGTGGTGGTCATCGTCAACTACGGCGAGGTGAAGGCCGAGGACAAGATCGCCTTCATGAAGACCAATCCGGCATTCAAGAATGTCGATGCCGTCAGGAACGATCGCTTCGTCGTGCTCGACTATGTCGAGGCGACGCCTGGGCCGCGCAACATCGACGCCATCGCCCGTCTCGCCAAGACCTTTCACGGCGAAGGCCTGTAA
- a CDS encoding RidA family protein: MMDEVIRRLGALGVQLPTPPKPLGAYRAVIEAGEMLYVSMQGPLLDGRFVHTGLLGRDVTIDEGRKAAELAVLNALAQIHEHLGRFERIRQIVRLEGHIACTEDFLDHPKVLDGASEFLAAAFGERAGHIRSVCGVRNLPGNAAVAVTLTAELFPPEF, translated from the coding sequence ATGATGGATGAGGTTATCCGTAGGCTGGGGGCGCTTGGCGTTCAGCTTCCAACGCCGCCGAAGCCGCTCGGCGCCTATCGCGCGGTGATCGAGGCGGGCGAGATGCTTTATGTCTCGATGCAGGGGCCGCTGCTCGACGGGCGCTTCGTGCATACGGGGCTGCTCGGGCGCGACGTGACGATCGACGAGGGGCGCAAGGCGGCCGAGCTGGCGGTGCTCAACGCGCTGGCGCAGATCCACGAACATCTCGGCCGTTTCGAGCGCATTCGCCAGATCGTCCGGCTTGAGGGGCATATCGCCTGCACCGAGGATTTCCTTGATCATCCGAAGGTGCTCGACGGCGCCTCCGAGTTTCTGGCTGCCGCCTTTGGCGAAAGGGCCGGCCATATCCGCTCCGTCTGCGGCGTGCGCAACCTGCCGGGCAACGCCGCGGTGGCGGTGACGCTGACGGCCGAGCTCTTTCCGCCGGAGTTCTGA
- a CDS encoding MBL fold metallo-hydrolase, translating to MKLQLIRNATLKLDYAGHTVLIDPFLGPKDSLPSFAGRAPNPLVGLPFDTDTILAGVELVIISHLHEDHFDDTAKHRLPKGLPIFCQPGDEEAIRGAGFRDVTPLLGKAQWQGLKLTRRDGSHGLGPVVQDMGPVMGFSLQAKGEPTVYWAGDTVLYPAIEKTIHDTEPDVIVTHSCGARWDGALIVMDAAQTIAVCEASKKSIVVATHMEALDHATVSRGDLRAAASAHGIALTRLLIPDDGDVLTLIPPVV from the coding sequence ATGAAGCTCCAGCTTATCCGCAATGCGACACTCAAGCTCGACTATGCCGGTCACACGGTGCTGATCGATCCCTTTCTAGGGCCGAAGGACAGCCTGCCGTCCTTTGCGGGGCGGGCGCCCAATCCGCTGGTCGGGCTGCCGTTCGACACCGATACCATTCTTGCCGGGGTCGAACTCGTCATTATCTCGCATCTGCACGAGGACCATTTCGACGACACTGCCAAGCATCGCTTGCCGAAGGGGCTGCCGATCTTCTGTCAGCCGGGTGACGAGGAGGCGATCCGCGGGGCCGGTTTTCGCGACGTCACGCCGCTCCTCGGCAAGGCGCAGTGGCAGGGCCTGAAGCTTACCCGACGCGACGGCAGCCACGGCCTTGGCCCTGTCGTTCAGGACATGGGGCCGGTCATGGGTTTCAGCCTCCAGGCCAAGGGCGAGCCGACGGTCTACTGGGCCGGCGACACGGTGCTCTATCCGGCCATCGAAAAGACCATCCACGACACGGAGCCGGATGTGATCGTTACCCATTCCTGCGGCGCGCGCTGGGATGGCGCCCTGATCGTGATGGATGCGGCGCAGACGATCGCGGTCTGCGAGGCCTCCAAGAAGAGCATCGTGGTTGCGACGCACATGGAGGCGCTCGACCATGCGACGGTCAGCCGAGGCGACCTGCGCGCCGCCGCCAGCGCCCACGGGATCGCCTTGACCAGGCTGCTCATTCCGGATGATGGCGACGTGCTGACGTTGATACCGCCTGTCGTGTAG
- a CDS encoding DUF924 family protein: protein MANEADICTPQDVLDFWFGELTYDDWFGTSHELDQACIRRFQASHLALARGVDEIWRASPENRLAAIVLLDQMPRNMYRGTPLAFATDCLALHEAKLAVGTGADMAIKPEWRAFVYLPFEHSENLTDQTMSVKLFTELGDADYLDYAIRHREVIEQFGRFPHRNAFLARPSTEAELAYLAQPGAGF, encoded by the coding sequence ATGGCGAACGAAGCTGACATCTGCACGCCGCAGGACGTTCTGGACTTCTGGTTTGGCGAACTCACCTATGACGACTGGTTCGGGACGAGCCACGAACTCGACCAGGCCTGCATCCGCCGCTTCCAGGCGTCGCACCTGGCGCTGGCCCGGGGCGTCGACGAGATCTGGCGGGCGAGCCCGGAGAACCGGCTGGCGGCGATCGTGCTTTTGGACCAGATGCCGCGCAACATGTATCGCGGCACGCCGCTCGCCTTTGCCACCGATTGCCTGGCGCTGCACGAGGCGAAGCTCGCCGTCGGCACCGGCGCTGACATGGCGATCAAGCCGGAGTGGCGCGCCTTCGTCTATCTGCCCTTCGAGCATTCGGAAAACCTTACCGACCAGACCATGTCGGTGAAGCTCTTTACCGAGCTCGGCGATGCCGATTATCTCGACTATGCCATCCGGCACCGCGAGGTGATCGAGCAGTTCGGCCGCTTCCCGCATCGCAACGCCTTCCTGGCGCGGCCGTCCACGGAGGCCGAACTTGCCTATCTGGCGCAGCCCGGCGCCGGTTTTTAA
- a CDS encoding iron ABC transporter permease yields the protein MLAEDTSADTVAVSRAASQRVARSGLGLAAGLLLLLLTVTAAVSLGSAQIPVATVWSIIASKISPGSVDVFWSAGRESIVWDVRLPRVMLAGLVGAGLGLTGAVLQAVTRNPLADPHLLGVSSGGALGAIVALLHTGMILGLATVPLFAFAGALLATVLVAYVSRVLGSSADRLVLAGVAVAFVLTSVGNLMIFLGDPRATHTVIFWMLGGLGLAQWSQLVYPGGVLFVSLAWLMIRAREINALAMGDETAMTLGIPVRRFRLTLFVVTALLTGVMVAFSGAIGFVGLMVPHFVRLLAGSDNVRVIPLSAFFGALTLILADLTARVIMAPEDMPIGVVTGLVGGIAFIAILKRRA from the coding sequence ATGCTGGCTGAGGATACGTCGGCTGACACCGTTGCGGTTTCGCGTGCCGCGTCTCAACGGGTGGCCCGCAGCGGTCTCGGCCTTGCCGCGGGCCTGCTGCTGCTTCTCCTGACGGTGACGGCCGCCGTATCGCTCGGCTCGGCGCAGATCCCGGTTGCAACCGTCTGGTCGATCATCGCCAGCAAGATTTCGCCCGGTAGCGTCGATGTCTTCTGGTCGGCGGGCCGCGAGAGCATCGTCTGGGACGTGCGCCTGCCGCGGGTGATGTTGGCAGGCCTCGTCGGGGCCGGACTGGGGCTGACGGGCGCCGTGCTGCAGGCGGTCACGCGCAATCCGCTCGCTGATCCGCATCTGCTCGGCGTTTCCTCCGGTGGAGCGCTCGGCGCGATCGTGGCGCTGCTGCACACCGGCATGATCCTCGGCCTTGCCACAGTGCCGCTCTTTGCCTTTGCCGGCGCGCTGCTCGCAACCGTGCTGGTCGCCTATGTCTCCCGCGTGCTCGGCAGCAGCGCCGACCGCCTGGTGCTCGCCGGCGTCGCGGTCGCCTTCGTCTTAACGTCCGTCGGCAACCTCATGATTTTCCTTGGGGATCCGAGAGCGACCCACACGGTCATCTTCTGGATGCTCGGTGGCCTTGGTCTGGCGCAATGGTCGCAGCTCGTCTATCCCGGCGGGGTGCTTTTCGTTTCGCTCGCCTGGCTGATGATCCGGGCGCGCGAGATCAATGCGCTCGCCATGGGCGACGAAACGGCGATGACGCTCGGCATTCCCGTGCGCCGCTTCCGGCTGACGCTGTTCGTCGTCACCGCACTTCTGACCGGGGTGATGGTCGCCTTTTCCGGCGCGATCGGTTTCGTCGGGCTGATGGTGCCGCATTTCGTGCGGCTCCTGGCCGGCAGCGACAACGTCAGGGTCATTCCGCTTTCGGCCTTCTTCGGGGCGCTGACGCTCATCCTTGCGGATCTGACGGCCCGCGTCATCATGGCGCCGGAGGACATGCCGATCGGCGTCGTCACCGGGCTCGTCGGCGGCATCGCCTTCATTGCCATCCTGAAGCGACGCGCGTAA